In Fusarium pseudograminearum CS3096 chromosome 3, whole genome shotgun sequence, a genomic segment contains:
- the NPS14 gene encoding NPS14 has product MAPPAAVSPIFVPQVGAPTDFHELEPQWDTVGVECSGLTNKALTNWLHKEHHSHLSLIQAAWALCLRGYTGSEDVSFTCLGPERNYCCHVSPTQPVRSLFHLQHVESIGQNRTTFWDAISVVLTHEDLIEVTNPSAMFDLAVCFSQRVEAHVPSIKVYYRSSKVISAMAEMIAATVAKSIEEIVANIDSQINDLELCSDLDINRLARWNILSNAQDPIPQPIHRVISQNSTLHPTSIAVSAWDGDFTYRELDRLATGLAIWLQHLGIVGPEVFVPLVFDKSKWAVVAQLAVLKAGGAYFFINPSHPVHYSRELCSSLNPLVAVCAANHSDIAKELVCEAIALGDSVRELLESIPVDDTPGSPTVDISTSNAMYITFTSGTTGKPKGIITEHSAFYCMAVANAKSLQINDTTRMLQFASYSFDVSNRDTLVTLMFGGRVCIPSESDRLNNLAGFMRDHEVNLASLTPSMASTLSPSSCPTLRGLVLGGEPMTESHISTWSKHVQLFNAYGVSESTGIAALASNIKSGVSPSNIGYGCGSRLWVVAIDQPDKLAPIGALGELVIEGPSISRGYLDDKARTDQHFTSDPEWKKRIYQEYGYRQSGKRTFRTGDLVRYNLDGSLQLAGRRDHQVKVNGQRLELTAVEHHISACPQVLEAGFGHVAVVAVKAGNSGSTKLVAFLGRDTSRETCTPAQMVPEQLKDMDGLRLDLEGFLLLDLPSYMVPSEFVFLQHMPLTTSNKLNRLLLQNTAAQALALDQDEQLNGHDLSDGEGPSTDSEMVLAETWAKILGIKESTISRNDSFFRRGGDSMAAIRMVASLREAGFLISVSDIFKTSILSELALLLVQADEKSTSTLPASFSMLENSDKTVESIAREAGLLVDDIEDAYPCTHMQQGLLALTAQNSRAYIGTYFWQLASGVDMNRFKQAWQEVWQHNPVLRTRAVQSPEGLLQVVVHADMPWEVVSSVAGFPTKIDINEGPLVRFYLSAETFRLDIHHALFDEWSLDLLLAQVQQAYAGESLQMKPFSPFVRHILQQDHLSSETFWRQQFSGLEVEHFPATASKVGDTTKTIVLERDLPLDAEMSTKYTISSVVRLAWAILLWHQTGSEDVVFGATVSGRNASIDGIDQISGPTLASLPIRIKLPTGSSVQDGLAEVQDQFVNMIPHEQTGLSRIRQYGKEAAEACNFQNLLVVQPHEQKVDSAVFRSSTGSAASSDNTTAFASYPLVLTCRPDEGRVNFKAAFDSDLITSEAIEGLLSQLSHVVRQIMTSESVAIRDISTVPPQDMKKLRVWNEAVPKSVDICVHDRIRQLSTSQPDALAVHSMDLDLTYRQVEDYSNRFANHLISQGVTEGDFVPVLIERSPWAPVIMLAVLKTGAAFVLLDLSHPIQRLRTMCSMIDAKILVVFEQTRHIGEGLSLPITTFEPAEYLERQHQVCGTLPPIVSPHADSPACVVFSSGSTGVPKGIVLPHGAIATSAAVMRERGNLTAASRVFHFASFAFDISIGEILFTLAAGACICVPHEQERRDNPGKAAGDLGATWALLTPSVINLFDPSDVPTLETLGSCGEPLTSQIVDIWAHKLNLFAMYAPAECTVISHIGRVLPETHPSHIGRSFGAASWVVDPTDHNRLVPIGTIGELLVEGPVVSTGYLKDKARSDLVFVDNPSWLSQFRSSCGRMYKTGDLVRQTPDGSLQFLGRKDDQVKLHGQRLEVGEVEHCLMSVCQDIKAVAVECVKVADQNNRAALVAFIAPHTEGAWGQVASEAEGGDVQWIASPNEEFYSTIEALDTSARDQLPSYMVPAYFIPVANIPLSLSGKINRRLLRETFSASISKNLDQYQLTTNTVEVDGTPETAHDREIQEIFAKVLNVDAQSVPMNGNFFSMGGDSISAMAASTLARRRGIELAVATIFTHQVLYKISLACAPVNGETTKAGEHTEGQAGNASNGGHIPLDELPNHIPRDVLENVIEASPATEFQAMTLYNFYSRYLWIALPDAVDEERLEAAYNSLVQKHSILRTVFYTNTDGSIIQLTLRDMPVALTHYADVDDMGKHCADDSLSMGVPIDGNPGIQAQLLKLKDSRMILALRLPHALFDGMSLSTICDDLNSAYTGQEMSPCGQFSDHVRQVWEKRTPETYRVWKDVLQDTPITVMDSESLPVAKKAASAQVSDQPQLVTGTLETGPISIPRNSTTATLVKLAWAITISKLFTPGQDGNGLGDVVFGQVVHGRVLGIPHEDRIIGPCLNIIPVRVHFPSSPHKHDLLSQVQQQHVQTMPVQNLGLGEITRNCTTWESGARFGSFIRFQNFTNSQESTCDFDGHACETGLYSLPNRPSKTADVLVAPKGLRLSIAMTVSSEVMDEEAADYVVRYFGDVIESLSRDEEACSYLC; this is encoded by the exons ATGGCTCCCCCAGCAGCAGTATCACCAATTTTCGTGCCCCAGGTTGGCGCCCCAACTGACTTCCACGAGTTGGAACCACAATGGGATaccgttggtgttgagtgtTCAGGCTTGACCAACAAAGCCCTTACCAACTGGCTACACAAGGAGCACCACAGTCACTTGAGTCTTATCCAAGCTGCGTGGGCCCTATGTCTTAGAGGCTATACTGGCTCTGAGGATGTTTCGTTTACTTGCTTGGGCCCTGAAAG GAACTATTGCTGCCATGTCTCACCTACGCAACCTGTTCGAAGTCtgttccatctccaacatgtTGAGTCAATTGGACAGAATCGAACAACATTTTGGGATGCCATCTCGGTTGTCCTTACACACGAAGACCTTATTGAGGTCACGAACCCTTCGGCGATG TTTGATCTCGCTGTCTGTTTTTCACAACGGGTAGAGGCACATGTGCCAAGTATCAAGGTATACTACAGATCATCAAAAGTCATatctgccatggctgagatGATCGCCGCCACCGTTGCCAAATCAATCGAGGAGATCGTTGCCAATATTGACTCTCAGATCAACGACCTTGAACTCTGCAGCGACTTGGACATCAACCGACTCGCCAGATGGAACATTCTATCAAATGCACAAGACCCCATCCCACAACCCATTCATCGAGTCATCTCTCAAAACTCTACACTGCACCCCACATCCATTGCTGTGTCTGCTTGGGATGGAGACTTTACATATCGAGAGCTGGACCGCCTCGCAACTGGTCTTGCCATATGGCTCCAGCATCTTGGTATTGTCGGTCCAGAAGTCTTTGTTCCTCTCGTCTTCGACAAGTCCAAATGGGCAGTCGTTGCACAGTTGGCTGTTCTCAAGGCCGGTGGTGCatatttcttcatcaacccaTCTCATCCTGTTCATTACAGTCGCGAGCTATGTTCATCTTTGAACCCGCTTGTCGCGGTTTGCGCTGCAAACCACAGTGACATTGCAAAAGAGCTCGTCTGCGAAGCTATTGCTCTCGGGGACTCGGTTCGTGAGCTTCTGGAGTCCATACCCGTGGATGACACTCCTGGATCACCAACAGTCGACATCAGCACATCAAATGCCATGTACATCACCTTCACATCTGGCACAACAGGCAAGCCTAAGGGAATCATCACGGAGCACTCTGCGTTTTACTGCATGGCTGTGGCAAACGCAAAGTCTCTTCAGATCAACGACACAACAAGAATGCTGCAGTTTGCATCATATTCTTTTGATGTCAGCAATCGTGACACCCTTGTCACGCTGATGTTTGGAGGTCGTGTTTGTATCCCATCCGAGTCAGATCGTTTGAACAACCTCGCAGGATTCATGAGAGATCATGAAGTGAACCTCGCTAGCTTGACACCCTCTATGGCCAGCACTCTCAGCCCATCATCATGCCCCACACTTCGAGGACTGGTCCTTGGAGGCGAACCCATGACAGAGAGTCATATCTCTACATGGTCCAAACACGTACAGCTTTTCAATGCTTACGGTGTGAGTGAGAGTACTGGTATCGCAGCGTTGGCGTCAAACATCAAGTCAGGTGTTTCGCCAAGCAACATCGGGTACGGGTGTGGCTCCAGATTATGGGTCGTTGCGATTGATCAGCCGGACAAGCTAGCACCAATTGGTGCGCTAGGTGAACTGGTCATTGAAGGTCCATCCATTTCACGTGGATATTTGGATGACAAGGCTCGAACGGACCAACACTTCACATCGGATCCCGAATGGAAGAAGCGGATCTACCAGGAATACGGTTACCGTCAATCTGGAAAACGGACCTTTCGCACAGGAGATCTGGTGCGGTACAATCTCGACGGATCATTGCAGTTGGCAGGAAGACGAGATCAtcaagtcaaggtcaacggACAGAGACTGGAACTGACGGCGGTTGAGCACCACATTTCCGCATGTCCGCAAGTACTGGAAGCAGGCTTCGGccatgttgctgttgtcgctgtcaaggctgggaACAGCGGGTCTACGAAGCTTGTTGCCTTCCTAGGACGCGACACTTCTCGGGAGACTTGTACTCCCGCCCAGATGGTACCGGAGCAACTGAAGGATATGGATGGCTTGAGGTTAGATCTTGAGggattccttcttcttgatttaCCGTCATACATGGTTCCGTCAGAGTTTGTGTTTTTGCAACACATGCCTCTTACGACATCCAACAAACTCAACCGACTTCTCTTGCAGAACACTGCTGCTCAAGCGTTAGcacttgatcaagatgaacaGCTCAACGGTCATGATTTGAGCGATGGAGAAGGGCCATCCACTGATAGTGAGATGGTGCTCGCAGAGACTTGGGCTAAGATACTTGGTATCAAGGAGTCCACAATCTCACGCAACGATAGCTTTTTTAGACGTGGCGGCGACTCAATGGCCGCCATAAGAATGGTAGCGAGTCTTCGTGAAGCAGGATTCCTCATCTCTGTAtccgacatcttcaagacatccatcttgtcagAACTGGCTCTTCTCCTGGTTCAAGCAGATGAGAAATCTACATCAACTCTGCCTGCCTCATTCTCCATGCTCGAGAATTCTGACAAGACTGTTGAGTCGATAGCACGAGAGGCTGGCCTCTTGGTCGATGACATTGAGGATGCGTATCCATGCACACACATGCAGCAGGGACTTCTTGCCTTGACGGCACAGAATTCCCGAGCGTACATTGGCACCTATTTCTGGCAACTCGCTTCTGGAGTTGACATGAATCGTTTCAAGCAAGCTTGGCAGGAAGTCTGGCAACACAACCCAGTTCTTCGCACTCGAGCGGTACAGTCACCAGAGGGACTCCTCCAGGTAGTTGTCCACGCCGACATGCCATGGGAAGTTGTTTCTTCCGTGGCAGGATTCCCaaccaagatcgacatcaacgAAGGCCCTCTCGTCAGGTTTTATCTCAGTGCGGAGACTTTCCGTCTGGACATTCATCATGCTTTGTTCGATGAATGGTCTCTCGATCTACTTCTTGCTCAAGTTCAGCAGGCTTATGCGGGAGAATCTCTTCAGATGAAGCCTTTCAGCCCATTTGTGAGACACATTCTCCAGCAAGACCACCTGAGCTCTGAGACATTCTGGCGTCAGCAATTCTCGGGTCTGGAGGTCGAGCATTTCCCAGCCACAGCTTCGAAGGTGGGAGACACGACGAAGACGATTGTGCTTGAGCGTGATCTCCCACTTGATGCTGAGATGTCGACCAAGTATACGATATCATCCGTCGTGAGACTTGCGTGGGCTATTCTTCTGTGGCATCAGACAGGTTCTGAAGATGTCGTGTTTGGTGCTACTGTCAGTGGTCGAAATGCCAGCATCGACGGCATCGACCAGATCAGCGGGCCGACCCTGGCTTCTTTGCCTATTCGCATCAAACTGCCAACTGGGAGTTCCGTTCAAGACGGTCTAGCAGAGGTCCAGGATCAGTTCGTCAACATGATCCCTCACGAGCAGACGGGTCTATCACGCATTCGACAGTACGGCAAGGAAGCTGCTGAGGCATGCAATTTCCAGAATCTGCTTGTTGTACAACCACATGAGCAGAAGGTGGACTCTGCAGTATTTCGATCCTCGACTGGCAGCGCAGCTTCGTCTGACAACACCACGGCTTTTGCAAGCTACCCTCTGGTTTTGACATGCCGACCGGACGAAGGTCGAGTCAACTTCAAGGCGGCATTTGACTCGGATTTGATCACTTCAGAGGCCATCGAGGGTCTACTCAGTCAACTATCACACGTTGTCCGACAGATCATGACATCGGAATCTGTGGCAATCAGAGACATCAGCACGGTGCCTCCACaggacatgaagaagctgcgaGTGTGGAACGAGGCAGTGCCGAAATCTGTTGACATTTGTGTCCACGACCGCATTCGACAACTTTCTACTTCCCAACCAGATGCACTTGCAGTTCACTCGATGGACCTTGACTTGACCTACCGACAAGTTGAAGATTACTCCAATCGCTTCGCAAATCATCTTATCAGTCAAGGTGTCACGGAGGGTGACTTTGTGCCAGTCTTGATTGAAAGGTCGCCCTGGGCTCCAGTCATCATGTTGGCAGTTCTCAAGACAGGCGCTgcctttgttcttcttgacctttcaCATCCCATTCAACGACTAAGAACAATGTGTTCTATGATCGATGCTAAAATCCTTGTTGTCTTCGAACAGACTAGGCACATTGGCGAAGGGCTCTCACTTCCAATCACAACCTTTGAGCCGGCGGAGTATCTTGAGAGACAACACCAGGTGTGCGGTACTTTGCCTCCGATTGTCTCTCCACACGCAGACTCACCTGCGTGTGTTGTCTTCAGCTCAGGTTCAACAGGCGTGCCCAAAGGCATTGTGCTCCCCCATGGCGCTATCGCTACAAGCGCGGCCGTCATGCGAGAACGCGGCAACCTTACCGCAGCCAGCCGCGTGTTCCATTTCGCCTCGTTCGCATTCGACATCAGTATCGGAGAGATCCTCTTCACTCTTGCAGCTGGTGCTTGCATCTGTGTTCCTCACGAGCAGGAACGACGAGACAATCCAGGGAAGGCAGCAGGTGATCTCGGGGCCACTTGGGCGCTGTTGACTCCATCTGTTATCAACCTCTTTGATCCTTCAGATGTACCAACTTTGGAGACTCTGGGTTCTTGCGGTGAACCTCTTACCTCTCAGATTGTCGATATTTGGGCACACAAGTTGAACCTTTTCGCGATGTATGCCCCAGCAGAATGCACTGTCATCTCACACATCGGTCGCGTTTTGCCAGAGACACACCCATCGCACATCGGTCGCAGCTTTGGAGCTGCATCATGGGTGGTTGATCCAACCGATCACAACAGGCTTGTCCCTATTGGCACAATTGGAGAGCTACTTGTTGAGGGTCCTGTTGTTTCAACCGGCTACTTGAAGGACAAGGCCCGCTCAGACCTGGTCTTTGTCGACAACCCATCTTGGCTCTCCCAGTTCCGTTCAAGCTGCGGAAGAATGTACAAGACTGGTGATCTTGTCAGACAGACACCTGATGGTTCTCTCCAGTTCCTAGGACGAAAGGATGATCAGGTAAAACTTCACGGCCAGAGACTTGAAGTCGGTGAGGTTGAGCATTGCTTGATGTCTGTTTGtcaagacatcaaggctgtcgcTGTGGAGTGCGTCAAGGTTGCGGACCAGAACAATCGGGCTGCGTTGGTCGCGTTCATTGCGCCGCACACAGAAGGAGCATGGGGCCAAGTCGCAAGCGAGGCTGAGGGAGGTGATGTACAGTGGATTGCTTCACCAAATGAGGAGTTCTACTCTACCATTGAAGCGCTAGACACATCTGCGCGGGATCAGCTTCCGTCGTACATGGTTCCCGCCTACTTCATTCCCGTCGCCAACATCCCACTAAGTCTTTCAGGCAAGATCAATCGACGTCTCCTGCGCGAGACATTCTCGGCGAGTATATCGAAGAACCTCGATCAGTACCAGTTGACGACCAACACTGTGGAGGTGGATGGAACACCAGAGACTGCACATGACCGAGAGATTCAGGAAATCTTCGCAAAGGTTCTCAATGTCGACGCTCAGTCAGTTCCTATGAATGGCAATTTCTTCAGTATGGGAGGAGATTCGATCTCGGCGATGGCTGCTTCTACACTCGCTAGACGGAGAGGTATCGAACTGGCGGTTGCTACCATCTTTACGCATCAGGTCCTTTACAAGATCTCTTTGGCATGCGCTCCAGTTAATGGGGAGACGACTAAGGCTGGGGAACACACCGAGGGACAGGCTGGAAATGCCTCCAATGGCGGCCACATCCCTCTCGACGAGCTCCCAAATCATATTCCACGAGATGTCCTGGAGAATGTCATTGAAGCCAGCCCCGCGACCGAGTTCCAGGCAATGACTCTGTACAACTTTTACAGTCGTTACCTCTGGATCGCGTTGCCTGATGCTGTGGATGAGGAGCGTCTGGAGGCTGCTTATAATAGCCTTGTCCAGAAGCACTCCATCTTGCGCACAGTCTTCTACACAAACACCGACGGTTCCATCATCCAATTGACGTTGCGCGATATGCCAGTCGCTTTGACGCACTACGCAGACGTCGATGACATGGGGAAGCACTGTGCAGATGACTCCCTTTCCATGGGTGTCCCGATTGATGGTAACCCTGGGATACAAGCCCAActcttgaagttgaaggattCGCGAATGATCTTGGCATTGCGACTGCCCCATGCACTGTTTGATGGAATGTCGCTGAGTACCATTTGCGATGATCTCAATTCTGCGTACACGGGACAAGAGATGTCGCCCTGTGGTCAGTTCTCGGACCATGTCCGACAGGTCTGGGAGAAGCGAACACCTGAGACTTACCGGGTTTGGAAGGATGTTTTGCAGGATACCCCCATCACTGTCATGGATAGTGAGAGCCTACCAGTTGCGAAGAAGGCTGCGTCAGCACAAGTCTCCGACCAGCCTCAATTGGTGACTGGAACATTGGAGACTGGGCCAATTTCGATACCCCGGAACTCGACCACGGCAACACTGGTCAAGCTGGCGTGGGCGATCACAATTTCCAAACTATTCACTCCAGGCCAGGACGGCAATGGCTTGGGCGACGTGGTGTTTGGTCAAGTTGTTCACGGCCGTGTTCTCGGAATACCCCACGAAGACCGCATTATTGGCCCATGTCTCAACATCATTCCAGTACGAGTACACTTCCCATCGTCTCCCCACAAACACGACCTGCTTTCCCAAGTGCAACAACAGCACGTTCAGACAATGCCGGTTCAAAATCTTGGTCTGGGCGAGATCACTCGTAACTGTACCACATGGGAGTCCGGGGCCAGGTTTGGCAGTTTTATCAGGTTCCAAAACTTCACCAACAGTCAGGAATCTACATGTGACTTTGATGGACACGCTTGTGAGACGGGATTGTACAGTTTGCCGAATCGTCCGTCCAAGACGGCGGATGTGCTTGTTGCTCCAAAGGGTCTGAGATTGAGTATCGCGATGACGGTTTCTAGCGaggtgatggatgaagaggCGGCGGATTATGTGGTTAGATACTttggtgatgtgattgaGAGCTTGAGTAGGGATGAGGAGGCTTGTAGTTATCTTTGTTGA